The stretch of DNA AGTGACTCAGGACGTATTTCTTTTCAGTGACACTATTGAAAAGAACATCTGGGCTGGTGATTATTCGCGCGACGTAAAAGATGTCATATCTATGGCGAAGCTTGCCAACGCCAACGACTTCATCATGAAAATGCCTCATGGTTATCAAAGCCGTGTTGGGGATCGTGGAAATCTGCTTTCAGGTGGTGAAAAACAGCGTATCAGCATTGCGCGTGCAATGTTTAAAGATGCCCCGTTATTAATCCTAGATGAAGCCACGAGTGCCCTAGATACCGCGAGTGAAATCGAAGTTCAGAAGGGCTTAGATCACCTGATGGAGGGTCGCACCGCCCTGGTGATCGCCCATCGTCTGTCGACCATTCAAAAAGCCGATAAAATTGTAGTGCTTCGCCAGGGTGAAATTGTCGAAGTCGGCAGTCATCAGGATTTACTAGCTAATAAGAATGAATATTTCCGTTTTCACTCTCTGCAACACACGTAACATTATGAGACATGCGGACCAGACCATGGTCCCAACCTGCAAGTTTTTTAGACAGTCCCATTAAGTTCGTCTACTTTCTTGACGATAAAAGAATTGACACTTTTTTTCGTTACTTTGAAAGGACTAAAAGATGATCAATTGGGATGAGTTTGAACATATACATGTCATTAATAAACTCAAACAGATTCTTGGCGCATGGTGGAACATCGACGTCGTATTCACTGATGAGCGTGGTGTATTGCGCGGCTATGATTCTGAAAAAGTTGTTTTCAACAACCCCGCCGTCACTGCTTTAGTAAAAAAAGAAGCTGGCCAGCAAAGCATTGCTGAGCTTGTAACTAAATCTTTAGACGATTTACGTACTTCGCAAAATCGTTTCTCGTTACGCAAATGGGACATCGTTGGTTTTGACGTGGGTGTATTCCCTATCATGATCGACAATGACTGTGTAGGTACGGTAGTCGCAATGGGTTTTTTCCGCGAAGCAAACTTCACTGCAAGAATGAGCGAAATCCGCGAGCGCTTAGCGGCGTTCGGTTTATCCGGCGAAGTGATCGAAAAATCTTTGGGTAAATTGAAATTCTTGGATGACCAAGAACGCACTCACTTCTGCGAGATTTGTGAACTTGTTGCCCAAGAAATCGTAACTCTTCATTTAGAGATCACTTCTCGTGAAGATCGTATTAAAGAACTTAACAAAGAGCTTGGGAACCGTTTCCGTTATGACAATATGATTGGTAAATCTAAACCAATGCAATCTTTGTATGCCCTTTTGGATAAAATCAAAGGTGCCGATTCTACGGTTCTAGTACAAGGGGAAAACGGTACGGGTAAAGAGTTGATCGCAAAATCAATTCACTATAACTCTCACCGTAAAGATAAGCCTTTTATTATCCAAAACTGCTCTGCATTCAATGACAACCTTTTAGAGTCTGAGTTATTCGGTCACGTAAAAGGATCGTTCACCGGCGCGCTTAAAGATAAAAAAGGTCTTTTTGAAATGGCCGACAAAGGAACATTCTTCCTAGATGAAATTGGGGACACTTCACCACAAATGCAAGTAAAGCTTCTTCGCGTGTTGCAAGAAGGTACTTTCATGCCGGTAGGTGCGACTGAATCAAGAAAAGTTGATGTTCGCATCGTGGCGGCAACAAATCGCAATCTTAAGGAAATGGTTGAGCAAGGTACATTCCGTGAGGACTTGTACTATCGCCTAAACGTTATCAACATCCGCGTTCCACCTTTACGTGAAAGAAAAGAAGACATTCCATTCCTAGTGGATTTCTTTTTGAACAAAATCCACGACCAACAAGGTGGACCTAAACGTCAGATCACGAAACGCGCTTTGGAAAAGCTTTATGACTATCCATGGCCAGGTAACGTGCGTGAATTGCAAAATGAAATCGAAAGATTGTGCGTTTTGTCTGGCGACGAAACGAAGCTTATGGCGGAACTTCTTTCACCAAAAGTTTTGGAAGCGGGCGAAAAGAACAAGGTTCAAGGTTCCCGTTTACAAGGTAAGTTGAAAGACGCCCTGGAGGATCTAGAACGCGAAATGATTCGCGAAGGTCTTCGTCGCACAGGTTGGAACAAATCCAAGCTTGCTAAAGAATTGGGTATAAGCCGTGCCGGTCTTATCATGAAAGTTGAAAAATACGGTCTTGATAAGCGCAAGCTAGCTAGGTAAGTAGCTGATAACCCAGGGCTTTGGTCCCGGGAAGAATTTACTTAATTGATCGAAACTTAGAGGGCTTTGAGGAATAAACTCAAAGCCCTTTTTGCATTCTAAGCTATTGAAATCATTGAGCCGCCCCGCTGTGACCAATCTTGGCACTTAACTTGTATTACCCGTTAGACAGAACGTATTTTAAGGGGTGAGTGCTTAATGCAGACAACACTTGATAGCACATTTGTGAATCGACTTCGGCAGATGATCGCCGAACGTTATGGGAAGGGTCTTCAAATCCGTCAGTTGATGGATTTGACGGGAGTTGCTTTGGAAAAAGAAAGCTTCACGCGCGGCCGTGATCTTCATATTCCGATCAAAGTGAATGGAGCCATATTAGGAACTGCCGTCGTTCCTTCGGCTGATGACTTAAGCGAAAAAGGTCGCCAAGGGATCACCCAGCTAGTACGCATGGTTTTAGAGCCTGCGATGTACAAATGGTACCTTGATCAAAAAGAAGCGAACTTGGTAGAGCTTAATAAAGCACAAATCGAACTAGATAATGTGCGTTTGTTTGGCGAGGATCAGCTTCCTTCAATTGACGACATCATCGCTGAAAATCCCGAGGTCCTGAACGAAGGTCCAGAAATGGAACTCGTTTCTCACCTTATTCATCTTCAAGGAATGTCGCCAACGACTAATAAAAAAGTCGCCTTACTTTTACACGAGCTGACGAGCCGCTGGGCATTTGTTCCTTTTAACGACATCAAAAATCAACTTCATTCATCCCAAGACATTGCGAAAATGGGGGCGATGACAATCTTTATCGAAAAGATTGAAGACCTCAATGAGCCCGAACAAGAGCTTATTTTGGACTATATCGCCGAAGAGCATTTTGCGGATGAGCCCCTGATTATCACCAGCACAGATTTAAGCTTGGATATGCTTGCAGACTCAATTTCATCTAAGCTAAATGACGAAATCTCTGTCAATTGCTTCGAAGTGGATAAAGCTCCTTTGACGACCCAAGGTCTGAAAGAAGTCCTAGAGCTCTTTTTCATGAAAGACTCCCCGCTTGACGCTTAGGCCTTGAAAATCATCTGAGTGTCTGTAGAATTTTTGGTATGGTCACTCATGATGAATTTTTAATTCCATTTTTAAGTCGCTCGTTACAATCGGACTCTTACAAAGTACTTTCTTTGGCGGGGGACGCTTCGAATCGCCGTTATTACCGCGTCGTTTTAGATCACAGCTCGTGGGTCTTGATGCGCTGGGATCCGTTTGTTCCTGACAACTATCCTTTTTTAAGCGTCCTGAATCATTTTGCTAAAAACGGCGTCCACGTTCCAAAAGTGATCGCCATGTCCCCTGATGAAGGGTTGGTGTTACTTGAAGACCTGGGCGATCTAACCTTAGAAAGAAAATTCTGGGAAAGCCAAAATCAAGATGCTGCCATGGAGTTTTACCAACTGGCCGTGGATGAGATCGTAAAGATCCATCATCCGGCGACTTTAGATAAATCTGAATGCACCGCTTTTAAAATTCAGTTTGATACCGAAAAATTTCTTTGGGAAATGAACTACGGAAAAGACAATCTGCTTTCCGGCGTTTTGAAATTTAACTTCAGCGAAAATCTAAATAAAGAAATATCCGACATCTTTTTAGATATCTGCACACGATTGCACAAAGAACCTAAACGCATTGCTCATCGCGATTATCACTCGCGCAATCTGATGATAAAATTAGATCAAATGAACGTCATCGACTTCCAAGATGCGCGTCTAGGCCCTATTCAATATGACCTTGTCAGCTTAATGCGCGACTCTTACGTCGACATGAGCGACGTCATGGCTAAAAGTTTAATTGATTACTATCTTGAACGTTCGAAAGAATACTTGCCGAAGGATTTTTCACGCGAACATTTTGATCATATTTATGAACTTCAATCTATACAACGATGCTTTAAAGCTTGCGGCAGTTTTGCCAGTTTCTTTCACCAGCGCGAAGATCGCCGCTATCTTAAATACCTTCCTGGAACACTTCGTCGAGTGCTGAAGGCCATTAACGAGTTTCCCGAGTACAAAGTATTTGCCGATGTCCTTATCGACTCTGGCGCGTTAGAAAGAAAGTACGAATCATTATGAATGTAATGCTGTTAGCAGCCGGCGAAGGGACCCGCTTGCGACCCTATACTTTGACAACGCCAAAGCCAGCGATTCCTTTTTTGACGGTGCCGTTAGCAGCACACTCTTTAAATTTTATAAAAGGTCATAGTATTAACAAGCTTGTAGTTAATACTTTTCATCTGCCCCAGAAAATCCACGAACTTTTCCACAGCCTTCCTCATGGCGCCAAAGAACTTCACTTTTCTGATGAAAAGGGAGAAATCCTAGGAAATGGGGGCGGATTAAGAAACGCCCAAAAACACTTCCGCGGTGGCGGCGACTTTATCATGATGAATTCTGATGAGGTGATCTTACCAGAACGAGCTGATTTTTTAGATCAAGCTATTGAAGCTCATAAAAAGAATAAGGCCTTAGCGACTTTGCTAGTGATGGATTATCCAGGCATCGGCACGAAGTTTGGTGGCGTGTGGTGCACAACAGAGGGTCAGGTCTTAGGATTTGGTAAATCTCCAATTTCGGGATCCCAACGCGCTTGGCATTTTATCGGTGTACAAATTCTTTCCGAGGAGATTTTCTCTCTGATTCCTCCACAAGGCGCTTCGAATATTTTGTACGATGCTGTGGCTAAAGGAATTGAACAGGGAGAGCGCGTTCAGGTCATTCCGATTCAATGCAGCTGGTTTGAAACTGGAAACCCCCCTGATTTTTTTGAAGCCTCGGCACAGTGTTTTAGCTATCTAAATTCCATGCAAGAATCATTTCAAAAGCTCGCTTTGCTTTCAACCATAGAACGCTTTGCTCCGGAGGGAGTTGAAGTACAGAACCTTGGGTCGTCGCAACAAATCATTTCGCGCAAGGCACATAAGCCGACGGAGTCGAAATTGGAAGGTATGATTGTGATGAGTGCCGGATCAAAAATTGAGCGTGGAAGTAAACTTAAGAACGTCGTTGTCGGCCACGGAGCTTCCGTTCCGTCGGGAACTGAAGCTCACGATACTCTGTTCTTATAACTATTTTTTTAAAGCGATATCAGCATCAGAGTAAAAAGAATCTTGGCTTTCTTTAACTTTATAACGACGATTCATCATTAAAAAGATGCTGTCTGCAGCGACGCCGATAGGTTCGCCATTATAGTTTTTTTGCATGCCCGCTAAGTTTGCCGGATCACGCTCTAACTTAACCCCAGAACCACCGCCACCTGATCCATCAGAGGAATCTGATGAAGAAGCATAACCGCGACCACCGCCGCCACCTTCATCATAACCACCTGAAGCGGTCATTGCGCCGAGTTTTAATTTATCTACTTTATCTTGCATCTCTTTAGAAATTTTCGCGCCGTATTCCATCGCTCCAGAAATTGCTCCTGGTGGGAATCCCGCGGCCGCCATACCCTCTGGAGTTCCGCCATTTTTAAGATCATAAGTCTTACCATCATAAGTCGTTAGGGTTCCCTTTTTAACGTCGATCTTAGAACCCGCAACGCCTTTTTCAAGTTTCGCTAAAGCATCTTTAGCTTGTTGATAAGCCGCCGCCGTTTGTTCTGCATACGGATCATTATATGCTGGAGTAAAACCCGCGGAACCATCCGTCAACCCAGAGGAATAATTTGCTCCGGCGGCTGTTCCACCATGCGCCCCACCTTGCATCATCGACAGCGCACCCATCATTGCCTTCAAAGCTCCAAGCGCACACTGCGATCCATTTTTAGGGCATTTAGCAAAGTGCGCCGCACTTTCACCAAATAGTTTTGCCCCTGTTAGATAGGACATCATCTGTCCTGCACTGTTTTGGCTGCTAGTTTTATCAGAAGAATCCTTCACCGAAATAGTTCCGGCAGTCGTCTCTGTACCCGTGGCCAAAACGGCATTGGGAGCCATGAGGAGGCTAAGAGCACAAACGTATTTTATCGTTTTCGTTTTCATACTTTTTGCCTCCGGTTAGTTTTGATTCAAAAGAGTGCTTTTATTATCACGGTAACGGTCTTTGACTTTTTCCCAGTTGGATTTACCACCCTGGCCCGTGACTTCATTTTTCCAAGACTGCTGACCCGCTAAGGCTTTTGCCGGATCTTTAGCTCCACCTGGAAGATACTGACGATACTTATCGCCCGCTCCCCCGGCTCCCCACGCGCCACCGCCGGCTCCGCCGCCGCCTGCTCCGCCAAGGATATTTGTATTTAAACCTTTGCCACCGGCACCCTCGCCACCGCCCGCACCATTGCCATTACCGACAGTACTGCTTCCGATTCCTGCTCCACCGCCACCCATGGGGGCGCCAGCACCGCCGTCACCACTTGGTGAACGAGCCGCTTGTTCCATGCCACCAAGGCCGTTGTTATCGAGTGTTCCTGAATTGCCTGACGGATCCACGTTCGCTTTATCGTTAATACCGCCGCCCAATTCGTTTTTGCCGTTAGCGCTCATACTTTGATAAGCCGCCGAACAGCCCACGGTTCTTGGATTTGCTTTACAGATACACTCGGGCAAAGAAGCATTTTCTGGCTGCATACATTTGTCTGCCAGTGTTCCCAGCTGTTCAGCTGTACCATCAGTTTCTTCTTCGCATTTGCTACCTTGTTTCATTCCTGCAAGCATCGACATGATACCTTGCAAGGCCGAACCAATGTTTGCGGTGTATTTTTTGTCACAAAGTGACTGTTTTCCCGCTACAGCTTCTGGATCTTTAGAATCCATTTCTTGTTCAGCCGCTTGAATACCTTCTTGCAAAGCTGACTTGTAAGCCTCCAACAGAGCCGG from Bdellovibrio bacteriovorus encodes:
- a CDS encoding sugar phosphate nucleotidyltransferase, with the protein product MNVMLLAAGEGTRLRPYTLTTPKPAIPFLTVPLAAHSLNFIKGHSINKLVVNTFHLPQKIHELFHSLPHGAKELHFSDEKGEILGNGGGLRNAQKHFRGGGDFIMMNSDEVILPERADFLDQAIEAHKKNKALATLLVMDYPGIGTKFGGVWCTTEGQVLGFGKSPISGSQRAWHFIGVQILSEEIFSLIPPQGASNILYDAVAKGIEQGERVQVIPIQCSWFETGNPPDFFEASAQCFSYLNSMQESFQKLALLSTIERFAPEGVEVQNLGSSQQIISRKAHKPTESKLEGMIVMSAGSKIERGSKLKNVVVGHGASVPSGTEAHDTLFL
- a CDS encoding sigma 54-interacting transcriptional regulator, whose amino-acid sequence is MINWDEFEHIHVINKLKQILGAWWNIDVVFTDERGVLRGYDSEKVVFNNPAVTALVKKEAGQQSIAELVTKSLDDLRTSQNRFSLRKWDIVGFDVGVFPIMIDNDCVGTVVAMGFFREANFTARMSEIRERLAAFGLSGEVIEKSLGKLKFLDDQERTHFCEICELVAQEIVTLHLEITSREDRIKELNKELGNRFRYDNMIGKSKPMQSLYALLDKIKGADSTVLVQGENGTGKELIAKSIHYNSHRKDKPFIIQNCSAFNDNLLESELFGHVKGSFTGALKDKKGLFEMADKGTFFLDEIGDTSPQMQVKLLRVLQEGTFMPVGATESRKVDVRIVAATNRNLKEMVEQGTFREDLYYRLNVINIRVPPLRERKEDIPFLVDFFLNKIHDQQGGPKRQITKRALEKLYDYPWPGNVRELQNEIERLCVLSGDETKLMAELLSPKVLEAGEKNKVQGSRLQGKLKDALEDLEREMIREGLRRTGWNKSKLAKELGISRAGLIMKVEKYGLDKRKLAR
- a CDS encoding aminoglycoside phosphotransferase family protein, translated to MVTHDEFLIPFLSRSLQSDSYKVLSLAGDASNRRYYRVVLDHSSWVLMRWDPFVPDNYPFLSVLNHFAKNGVHVPKVIAMSPDEGLVLLEDLGDLTLERKFWESQNQDAAMEFYQLAVDEIVKIHHPATLDKSECTAFKIQFDTEKFLWEMNYGKDNLLSGVLKFNFSENLNKEISDIFLDICTRLHKEPKRIAHRDYHSRNLMIKLDQMNVIDFQDARLGPIQYDLVSLMRDSYVDMSDVMAKSLIDYYLERSKEYLPKDFSREHFDHIYELQSIQRCFKACGSFASFFHQREDRRYLKYLPGTLRRVLKAINEFPEYKVFADVLIDSGALERKYESL